A genomic segment from Thiomicrorhabdus aquaedulcis encodes:
- the ftsZ gene encoding cell division protein FtsZ, protein MKFVGKETTPVRTPGMPVIKVIGLGGGGGNAVEYMVRSDVKGVEFICANTDAQALSNSSVKTCIQLGVNGLGAGADPERGRQAAKDDIDLVKEQLKGTDMVFITAGMGGGTGTGSAPVVAQAAREMGILTVGVVSKPFSFERRNKVADAGIAELAQHVDSLITVPNDKLLKVLGRDFVLAKAFDYANEVLYGAVQGISELVTRPGMINVDFEDLRTVMGERGMAMMGVGHATGEDRAIKAAQKAIANPLLEDISVSGARGLLVNITSGLDFTLGEFNEVGDVIDQVAAPDARVIIGTSVDESMTDSIRVTIVATGLAPIDADAKKPELVKPALQAVHTPQPEVYEAARPVQTHFNTAQHTTQHTTQFATPSYAEAPLMQEPEVVRPKMVVNGSAHVGTQSANYLDIPAFLRRQAD, encoded by the coding sequence ATGAAATTTGTCGGAAAAGAAACCACGCCAGTGCGTACACCAGGCATGCCAGTGATTAAAGTAATCGGATTGGGCGGCGGTGGCGGCAATGCAGTTGAATACATGGTGCGCTCAGATGTTAAGGGCGTTGAATTTATTTGCGCCAACACCGATGCACAAGCACTGTCAAACTCTAGCGTTAAAACGTGCATTCAATTGGGTGTGAATGGTTTAGGTGCGGGTGCTGATCCAGAGCGTGGTCGCCAAGCTGCAAAAGACGACATTGATTTGGTTAAAGAACAATTAAAAGGCACTGATATGGTGTTTATTACTGCTGGAATGGGCGGTGGTACGGGAACGGGTTCGGCACCGGTTGTGGCGCAAGCGGCTCGTGAAATGGGGATTTTAACGGTAGGTGTGGTCAGCAAGCCGTTTAGTTTTGAGCGTCGCAATAAAGTTGCTGATGCAGGCATTGCCGAGCTAGCCCAGCACGTTGACTCTTTAATTACCGTACCAAACGATAAACTGTTAAAAGTATTGGGTCGTGATTTTGTTTTGGCCAAAGCCTTTGATTACGCTAACGAAGTGTTGTATGGCGCAGTGCAAGGTATCTCTGAATTGGTTACTCGTCCAGGGATGATTAACGTTGACTTTGAAGATTTACGCACAGTAATGGGCGAGCGTGGCATGGCCATGATGGGTGTAGGTCATGCAACGGGCGAAGATCGCGCTATTAAAGCGGCGCAAAAGGCCATTGCTAATCCTTTGCTTGAAGATATTTCGGTGTCAGGTGCACGTGGTTTGCTGGTGAATATTACCAGTGGTTTAGACTTTACCTTAGGTGAGTTTAACGAAGTGGGCGATGTAATTGACCAAGTAGCAGCACCGGATGCCCGCGTTATTATTGGAACATCGGTGGATGAGTCAATGACCGATTCAATTCGTGTCACCATTGTCGCCACCGGTTTGGCACCTATTGATGCAGATGCAAAAAAACCTGAACTGGTAAAGCCTGCTCTACAAGCGGTTCACACGCCTCAGCCTGAAGTATATGAAGCGGCCAGACCAGTTCAAACGCATTTTAATACAGCTCAGCATACAACACAGCACACCACGCAATTTGCAACACCGTCTTATGCTGAAGCGCCTTTAATGCAAGAACCTGAAGTGGTACGCCCTAAGATGGTGGTTAACGGCAGTGCGCATGTTGGGACTCAAAGTGCCAACTATTTGGATATTCCAGCGTTTTTACGCCGTCAAGCAGATTGA
- the ftsL gene encoding cell division protein FtsL, translating to MSKPTHLSDVKWRGLFLLFLTGMVLASMVSIVKVQHEIRTLESQYYQSLRASLQAKDEWGRLMLEKTHLTSPARVEKIARNSLGMTTSKTHYQTLYLMPDTQQMPKEKSNVKK from the coding sequence ATTTCTAAGCCCACCCACTTAAGTGATGTTAAGTGGCGTGGGCTTTTTCTGTTATTTCTGACGGGTATGGTGTTGGCCAGCATGGTGTCGATTGTGAAGGTTCAGCATGAAATTCGCACGTTAGAAAGTCAATATTATCAATCATTGCGTGCGTCTTTACAGGCCAAGGATGAATGGGGGCGTTTAATGTTAGAAAAAACGCACTTAACCTCGCCCGCTCGTGTGGAAAAAATTGCCCGAAATTCGTTGGGCATGACCACCAGTAAAACGCACTATCAAACACTTTATTTAATGCCAGACACTCAACAAATGCCTAAAGAAAAATCGAATGTTAAAAAATAA
- a CDS encoding peptidoglycan D,D-transpeptidase FtsI family protein, whose product MFKLRRDNVVFWLIVVGMLLIVGRAFHVQVIKTQFLQDEGDKRHIRTIEIPAPRGEIYDRNGSLLALSTPMASVWVDPKVMVEHESQYLRFLRLINKTDAELTELAKRNKHKRLSFVDYAKDRDTVAAIMALELPGIYTKLEDIRYTNGEHSIEVDKSYPSVWVDLNMINRYRYSYSHLAELLSQSSQVLAQKIRDNNQRRFMYLQRSITPEVAAKVEDLNLVGVYTQDEFKRYYPAGESTAHLVGFTNIDDKGIEGIELAYDDWLKGSAGKKQVVKDRAGHVVDFVRDVVPAKPGKSMTLSIDQNIQFFAYRALKAAMIQHQALSASSIILDAKTGEILSLVNLPGYNPNDPSQRTSQLMRNRAVTDLMEPGSTVKPFIIAKALDKGVITPESQIDTSPGYFRVQGRRFSDTHNNGVLSPESIIQKSSNVGAAKIALMLTPQEQRDLMDSIGFGRDSGLFLPGESTKALKPISVWTPLDQASASFGYGFNINLLNLAHAYLLLANQGNMMPLSAIKLNQPPVLTPVIKAKAANDTLLMMEKVVAPGGTAVKGQIPGYRVAGKTGTSHKTKRLGGYEENTYLSQFAGIVPVSNPDMVMVVLMNEPSRGVYYGGAVAAPVFSQVMQEALRLRNIAPDALSGEHRKSK is encoded by the coding sequence ATGTTTAAGCTAAGACGCGATAACGTTGTTTTTTGGCTGATTGTTGTGGGAATGCTGCTCATTGTGGGCAGAGCATTTCATGTGCAGGTTATTAAAACTCAGTTTTTGCAAGATGAGGGCGATAAGCGCCATATTAGAACCATTGAAATTCCGGCTCCACGCGGTGAAATTTACGACCGCAACGGCTCATTATTGGCATTGAGTACACCTATGGCTTCGGTTTGGGTGGATCCTAAAGTAATGGTCGAGCATGAGTCGCAATACTTAAGATTTTTAAGGCTCATCAATAAAACCGATGCGGAACTAACCGAACTGGCAAAGCGTAATAAACATAAGCGGTTAAGTTTTGTAGATTACGCAAAAGATCGTGATACGGTGGCGGCCATTATGGCGCTTGAGTTACCGGGTATTTACACTAAACTTGAAGACATTCGCTACACCAATGGTGAGCATTCGATAGAAGTCGATAAGTCTTACCCTTCCGTGTGGGTCGATTTAAACATGATTAATCGCTATCGCTATTCGTACTCACACTTGGCAGAACTTTTGTCACAATCCAGTCAAGTTTTAGCGCAAAAAATTCGTGACAATAATCAGCGTCGTTTTATGTATTTGCAACGCTCCATCACCCCTGAGGTTGCCGCGAAAGTCGAGGATCTTAATTTGGTGGGTGTATACACTCAGGATGAGTTTAAGCGCTACTATCCTGCGGGTGAAAGCACGGCTCATTTGGTGGGGTTTACCAATATTGATGACAAAGGTATTGAAGGGATTGAGCTGGCATATGATGATTGGCTAAAGGGTTCGGCCGGTAAAAAACAGGTGGTTAAAGATCGTGCTGGCCACGTTGTCGATTTTGTGCGCGATGTAGTGCCTGCTAAACCCGGTAAATCGATGACATTGAGCATTGACCAAAATATTCAATTTTTTGCCTATCGTGCCTTAAAAGCCGCGATGATTCAGCACCAAGCGTTATCGGCCAGCTCGATTATTTTAGACGCAAAAACCGGCGAGATTTTATCGTTGGTCAACCTCCCCGGCTATAATCCTAACGATCCAAGTCAACGAACAAGCCAGTTAATGCGTAACCGTGCAGTCACCGATTTAATGGAACCTGGCTCGACCGTGAAGCCTTTTATTATTGCCAAAGCACTGGATAAAGGCGTGATTACGCCAGAGAGCCAAATTGACACATCTCCGGGATATTTTCGCGTGCAAGGACGACGTTTTAGTGATACACACAACAACGGAGTGTTAAGTCCCGAGAGCATTATTCAAAAATCAAGCAACGTGGGGGCGGCTAAAATTGCTTTAATGTTAACGCCACAAGAGCAACGTGATTTGATGGACAGCATTGGTTTTGGTCGTGACAGCGGTCTGTTTTTACCCGGTGAAAGCACCAAGGCCTTAAAGCCTATTTCGGTGTGGACACCGCTTGACCAAGCCTCGGCTTCATTTGGATATGGTTTTAACATTAACTTACTTAATTTGGCACACGCTTATTTGTTGTTGGCCAATCAGGGCAATATGATGCCGCTAAGCGCCATTAAATTAAACCAGCCACCGGTGCTTACTCCGGTAATTAAAGCCAAAGCGGCTAACGATACGTTGTTAATGATGGAAAAAGTAGTCGCTCCTGGCGGAACAGCGGTCAAAGGGCAAATTCCGGGTTACCGTGTGGCAGGAAAAACCGGTACATCGCATAAAACCAAGCGGTTGGGTGGGTATGAAGAAAACACGTATTTGTCGCAGTTTGCAGGCATAGTGCCGGTGTCTAATCCCGATATGGTAATGGTGGTGCTCATGAATGAGCCCAGTCGCGGAGTCTATTATGGCGGGGCGGTAGCCGCTCCTGTGTTTAGTCAAGTGATGCAAGAAGCGTTACGTTTGCGCAACATAGCACCGGATGCCTTGTCAGGCGAACACCGAAAGAGTAAATGA
- a CDS encoding UDP-N-acetylmuramoyl-L-alanyl-D-glutamate--2,6-diaminopimelate ligase, whose translation MPTFSTPRQNKSLTQSKTVQDVAQFWLYRMEGGAEQVHSVLGHLTVDSRQVTCGDVFIALQGHTAHGLDYLTAVLNKQPGLVISDRALSDEENQRLKTIAPSTEVWVIEGLSQRLGDFADWFYHHPSQRIKVVGITGTNGKTSTAFYTAQLLQKMGQTVALMGTLGNGLMNQLQPSANTTPDAISVQRLLAQFAEQGAQWVVMEVSSHALVLQRIQAVHFNTVALTQVTRDHLDFHQTEQAYHAAKKMLFTDYLSQHKVINADDSLGLLLKGQFLEAGQESVWAYGISSADVSLDMRCSQFELQPQGLLVYLGLPGQEQYAVNIALMGGFNVQNVLCALSILLVNKFSWTPLRQALADLSPVSGRMQRVALQPRVVVDFAHTPDALEQLLAAVQGHLVPGPVSAKPEEAPQLWLVFGCGGNRDAGKRPLMAKVAQKMADKIIITNDNPRFESPQAIVDDILQGFSASAGNVRIELDRQKAIESALQLANPNDVVVIAGKGHETYQDIEGVKTPFSDEQIVVNF comes from the coding sequence ATGCCAACGTTCTCCACGCCTAGACAAAATAAATCGCTGACCCAAAGCAAAACGGTGCAGGATGTTGCGCAGTTTTGGTTGTATCGCATGGAGGGCGGGGCAGAACAAGTACATTCTGTTTTGGGTCATCTAACCGTTGATTCTCGTCAAGTAACGTGCGGCGATGTCTTTATTGCATTGCAGGGACATACGGCTCATGGATTGGATTATTTAACAGCGGTTTTAAACAAGCAACCAGGCCTGGTCATAAGTGACAGAGCTTTGTCGGATGAAGAAAATCAACGGTTAAAAACCATTGCACCGTCCACTGAGGTTTGGGTAATAGAGGGTTTGTCCCAACGTTTAGGTGACTTTGCCGATTGGTTTTATCACCACCCGAGTCAACGCATTAAGGTAGTGGGTATTACCGGTACCAATGGCAAAACATCCACGGCTTTTTACACGGCACAACTGTTGCAAAAAATGGGGCAAACGGTCGCGTTAATGGGTACGCTGGGCAATGGGTTAATGAACCAATTGCAGCCCAGTGCCAATACAACGCCCGACGCCATTAGCGTGCAGCGTTTGCTTGCACAGTTTGCAGAGCAAGGCGCGCAGTGGGTGGTGATGGAGGTGTCTTCGCACGCCTTGGTGTTGCAACGCATTCAAGCCGTGCACTTTAATACGGTGGCTTTAACGCAAGTAACCCGTGATCATTTAGATTTTCACCAAACCGAGCAAGCCTATCACGCGGCCAAAAAAATGCTGTTTACTGATTACTTGAGCCAACACAAAGTGATTAACGCAGATGATTCATTGGGCTTGCTATTAAAAGGTCAGTTTTTAGAGGCTGGACAAGAGAGTGTGTGGGCGTACGGTATTTCGAGTGCCGATGTGTCATTAGACATGCGTTGCAGTCAATTTGAGTTACAACCCCAAGGTTTACTCGTTTATTTAGGCTTGCCAGGCCAGGAACAATATGCGGTCAATATTGCGTTGATGGGCGGGTTTAACGTGCAAAACGTGCTGTGTGCATTGTCAATTTTATTGGTTAATAAATTTTCATGGACGCCATTGCGTCAAGCCTTAGCAGATTTAAGTCCGGTGTCAGGACGAATGCAGCGGGTGGCACTTCAACCAAGGGTGGTGGTCGATTTTGCCCACACTCCAGACGCATTAGAACAGTTGTTAGCGGCCGTACAAGGACACCTTGTACCTGGTCCTGTGTCAGCCAAGCCGGAAGAAGCCCCACAGTTGTGGTTGGTGTTTGGTTGTGGTGGTAATCGTGATGCGGGCAAACGGCCATTAATGGCTAAAGTAGCGCAAAAAATGGCTGATAAAATAATCATAACCAATGATAATCCACGTTTTGAATCACCTCAGGCTATTGTGGACGATATTTTACAGGGGTTTTCGGCATCGGCCGGCAACGTCCGTATTGAGTTAGATCGCCAAAAAGCCATCGAAAGTGCGTTGCAATTGGCTAACCCTAACGACGTTGTGGTTATAGCGGGCAAGGGTCATGAAACTTACCAGGACATTGAAGGCGTTAAAACGCCGTTTAGCGATGAACAAATAGTCGTCAATTTTTAG
- a CDS encoding UDP-N-acetylmuramoyl-tripeptide--D-alanyl-D-alanine ligase: MNNTPSNNRITKQSGEFSWLLSDLIESTQGVLMTGAGLDLGQDCPQFNSVSTDSRTLEPGALYIALVGEHFDGHDFIHSAVAQGAAAVLVSTWHANLHIGVPAVLVDDTRLALGQFARWHRLQMPLKKCIAITGSNGKTTTKTWLDTIFSQVGATLATEGNLNNDYGVPRTLLNLRPEHEFAIIEMGANHRGEIGYLTQLALPDIALITNASAAHLEGFGSVQNVIETKGQIFLGLNQRHAPHHLQASLESKHPHEEGVAVINTDSMGYAEWRNLLKTQHISQCYKFGTDEQADVQVLDSAVNASGITVTLQFNHLLSTEFTHALPPNIQLDLPVLGAHNALNAAACVAVALSAGLTWAQIQPGLVSFTGVKGRLQKTRLTAIKHLDVDVIDDSYNANPASVKAGIDALVSLPGLAILCLGAMGELGEQVHAAHQDVSQYAKQQGVDYLFVLGAAAKEMPMAFGKQSQWFESHENMIAAVNTILKGVSASSAAANDLRHVTILVKGSRLAKMEKIVQGLMAIA, encoded by the coding sequence ATGAATAACACACCGTCAAACAATCGCATCACTAAGCAGTCTGGTGAGTTTTCTTGGTTATTAAGCGATTTAATTGAGAGTACTCAAGGCGTGCTTATGACCGGTGCGGGCTTAGATTTAGGGCAGGATTGCCCACAGTTTAATAGTGTAAGCACAGACAGTCGAACATTAGAGCCTGGTGCGTTATACATTGCGTTAGTGGGTGAGCACTTTGATGGGCATGATTTTATTCACAGTGCCGTGGCGCAGGGTGCGGCCGCGGTATTGGTTTCAACTTGGCATGCCAACTTACACATTGGTGTCCCTGCGGTACTTGTGGACGATACACGTTTGGCATTAGGGCAGTTTGCGCGTTGGCACAGATTGCAAATGCCATTAAAAAAATGCATTGCCATTACCGGAAGTAATGGTAAAACAACCACCAAAACTTGGTTAGACACTATTTTTAGCCAAGTGGGGGCTACTTTGGCCACCGAGGGCAATTTAAATAACGACTATGGCGTACCGCGCACCTTGTTAAATTTACGTCCAGAACATGAGTTTGCGATTATTGAAATGGGCGCTAACCACCGTGGCGAAATTGGTTATTTAACCCAGTTGGCTCTTCCAGACATTGCATTAATTACCAACGCATCGGCGGCTCATTTAGAGGGCTTTGGCAGTGTACAAAACGTGATTGAAACCAAAGGCCAGATTTTTTTAGGGTTAAATCAACGTCATGCCCCACATCATCTTCAAGCCAGTTTAGAGTCAAAGCACCCGCATGAAGAAGGCGTGGCGGTGATTAACACCGATTCGATGGGCTATGCTGAATGGCGAAATCTGCTTAAAACTCAGCACATTAGCCAGTGTTATAAGTTTGGTACCGATGAGCAAGCGGATGTTCAAGTATTGGACTCTGCGGTCAACGCATCTGGCATCACAGTAACCTTACAGTTTAATCACTTGTTGAGCACTGAGTTTACCCATGCATTACCGCCTAATATTCAACTTGATTTACCGGTATTGGGCGCCCACAACGCTTTAAATGCCGCAGCCTGTGTGGCTGTAGCGTTAAGTGCGGGACTAACCTGGGCGCAAATTCAACCAGGCCTGGTGAGTTTTACTGGCGTAAAAGGGCGGTTGCAAAAGACTCGTTTAACGGCTATTAAGCATTTAGACGTTGATGTGATTGATGACAGTTACAACGCCAATCCCGCATCGGTTAAGGCGGGTATTGATGCTTTGGTAAGTTTACCAGGCCTGGCTATATTGTGTTTAGGCGCAATGGGTGAGTTGGGTGAGCAAGTGCATGCGGCTCATCAAGATGTGTCTCAATATGCGAAACAACAAGGTGTTGATTACCTTTTTGTACTGGGAGCCGCCGCTAAAGAAATGCCCATGGCGTTTGGCAAGCAAAGCCAATGGTTTGAGAGCCACGAAAATATGATTGCGGCCGTTAATACTATTCTTAAAGGGGTGTCGGCATCGTCTGCTGCCGCAAACGATCTGCGACACGTTACCATTTTAGTAAAAGGATCGCGTTTGGCAAAAATGGAAAAAATTGTCCAAGGCTTAATGGCCATCGCTTAA
- the murD gene encoding UDP-N-acetylmuramoyl-L-alanine--D-glutamate ligase, translating to MYLVAGLGMTGQSVLRYFEAQGETCLAFDTRADLDIGTLKNCFPSIEFAAGKLPSEWIDQFETIVLSPGIAQAEPWVASLRAAGKQVIGDIELFARAVGVPVIAITGSNGKSTVTTLTGLALKAAGYSVAVGGNIGAPVLDLLLDEVEYDIYVLELSSFQLETTYSLQTIAATVLNISEDHMDRYNELEDYIQAKTKVFENSELAVLPEGFSTQGLIHQAQIVYFGLGEEFVTSSQQYGITHINNQAWFVCGQTPIVAVACMALQGKHHQLNALAMMALCQPLNIDFKCFENVLSNFKGLAHRTQLTARFQDVDWINDSKGTNVGATLTAIESLGGQATGKLILLAGGVGKEADFSPLKPAMAQFGRHTILFGQDQQLLADALEDLPMTRVTTLEQAVELAGQLAQAGDCVLFSPACASFDQFKHYAHRGEVFGQYVQQFIARCEQTL from the coding sequence ATGTATTTAGTGGCAGGTTTAGGAATGACCGGGCAATCGGTATTGCGTTATTTTGAAGCGCAAGGAGAAACTTGTCTGGCCTTTGATACTCGGGCTGATTTAGACATCGGCACACTCAAAAATTGTTTTCCCAGTATAGAATTTGCTGCAGGCAAATTGCCCAGCGAATGGATAGATCAATTTGAAACCATCGTATTAAGCCCCGGTATTGCACAAGCCGAGCCGTGGGTAGCCAGTTTGCGTGCCGCTGGCAAGCAGGTAATTGGCGATATTGAGCTGTTTGCTCGCGCCGTGGGCGTGCCGGTGATTGCCATAACGGGCTCTAACGGCAAAAGTACCGTGACCACCTTAACCGGTTTAGCACTTAAAGCCGCCGGTTATTCGGTGGCGGTGGGTGGCAATATTGGCGCTCCAGTGCTTGATTTATTGTTGGACGAAGTTGAATACGATATATATGTTTTAGAGTTGTCGAGTTTTCAGCTCGAAACCACCTATTCGTTGCAGACTATTGCAGCGACAGTGCTGAATATTTCTGAAGACCATATGGATCGCTACAATGAACTAGAAGATTACATTCAAGCCAAAACCAAAGTGTTTGAAAACAGTGAGCTGGCTGTATTGCCGGAAGGCTTTAGTACACAAGGCTTAATTCATCAGGCACAGATTGTTTATTTTGGCCTAGGCGAGGAGTTTGTCACCTCTTCTCAGCAGTATGGCATAACACACATAAATAACCAGGCCTGGTTTGTTTGTGGTCAAACGCCTATTGTTGCCGTAGCCTGCATGGCGCTGCAAGGCAAGCACCATCAACTTAACGCCTTGGCCATGATGGCGTTGTGCCAACCCCTTAACATCGACTTTAAATGCTTTGAAAATGTATTGTCAAACTTTAAAGGATTGGCACATCGCACACAGCTTACGGCGCGTTTTCAAGACGTCGACTGGATCAATGATTCTAAAGGCACCAACGTAGGCGCGACATTAACCGCCATTGAAAGTTTGGGCGGGCAAGCCACTGGTAAACTTATTTTACTGGCGGGTGGCGTGGGCAAAGAAGCCGATTTTTCACCCTTAAAACCGGCAATGGCACAATTTGGTAGGCATACGATTTTATTTGGACAAGACCAACAGTTATTGGCAGATGCCCTAGAAGACTTGCCCATGACCCGAGTGACTACATTAGAGCAAGCGGTCGAATTAGCAGGACAATTAGCGCAAGCCGGCGATTGTGTGTTGTTTTCGCCAGCGTGTGCAAGTTTTGATCAGTTTAAACACTACGCTCATCGCGGTGAAGTGTTTGGGCAATACGTGCAGCAGTTTATTGCCCGTTGTGAGCAAACCCTCTAA
- the murG gene encoding undecaprenyldiphospho-muramoylpentapeptide beta-N-acetylglucosaminyltransferase has product MNPPPKYKIMIMAGGTGGHVFPGIALAHALQKQGVEVVWLGTQGGMEAAWVNQANIQLHTIAIKGLRGNGALGWLKAPIQVTRAVWAAKRILRQQTPDLVLGMGGFVCGPGGLAAKLLGIKLVIHEQNAIPGLTNKLLARLATLVITAFQQNVLKGTNVELLGNPVRAGLEAVSTVENTQPCHLLVLGGSRGAQALNQILPQALALMAPEQRPHVTHQTGEKTWQQTQQNYQVAGVNASIVPFISDMQKAYAQADMVLCRSGALTVSELMACARPAIMVPYPHAVDDHQTANANALVAIGGGEIIAQGDLTPALLAQRLLEWCENPSQRVASSIAIRAGAPTQATERIVARLLTLLQSALPVQKP; this is encoded by the coding sequence ATGAACCCTCCCCCTAAATATAAAATCATGATTATGGCCGGCGGCACCGGTGGGCATGTTTTTCCAGGCATTGCACTGGCGCATGCGCTGCAAAAGCAAGGCGTAGAGGTGGTTTGGTTGGGCACACAAGGTGGCATGGAAGCCGCTTGGGTTAATCAGGCTAATATTCAATTACACACTATTGCTATTAAAGGCTTAAGAGGCAACGGTGCATTAGGATGGTTAAAAGCCCCTATTCAGGTGACGCGAGCGGTGTGGGCGGCTAAGCGTATATTACGCCAACAAACCCCCGATTTGGTGTTGGGAATGGGCGGCTTTGTGTGTGGGCCTGGCGGTTTGGCGGCTAAACTCCTGGGTATTAAGCTGGTGATACATGAACAAAATGCTATTCCTGGGTTAACCAATAAATTGTTGGCGCGTCTGGCCACTCTGGTAATCACCGCATTTCAACAAAACGTCCTTAAAGGAACGAATGTTGAGTTATTGGGCAATCCCGTGCGAGCTGGATTGGAAGCGGTATCAACGGTCGAAAACACTCAGCCATGTCATTTGTTGGTGTTGGGTGGCAGTCGTGGTGCTCAGGCGTTAAATCAGATTTTACCTCAAGCATTGGCCTTAATGGCTCCCGAGCAACGTCCACACGTCACTCATCAAACCGGCGAAAAAACCTGGCAACAAACCCAACAAAACTATCAAGTGGCAGGGGTCAACGCCAGCATTGTTCCGTTTATAAGTGATATGCAAAAAGCTTACGCGCAAGCCGACATGGTGCTGTGTCGTTCGGGTGCGTTAACGGTGAGTGAATTGATGGCTTGCGCACGTCCTGCCATCATGGTGCCATACCCACATGCGGTGGACGATCATCAAACCGCCAATGCAAACGCGTTGGTGGCCATTGGCGGTGGTGAGATTATTGCTCAAGGCGACTTAACCCCTGCATTGTTGGCGCAGCGCTTATTAGAGTGGTGCGAAAACCCAAGCCAGCGCGTCGCTTCATCAATTGCCATTCGCGCCGGAGCACCCACTCAAGCCACCGAACGCATTGTTGCACGTCTTTTAACCCTGTTACAAAGCGCGTTGCCCGTACAAAAGCCATAA